The sequence GGCAACCAAAGCTGATCATGTGACGGCGGACCAACACGCGAACTTAGTCTCCTTACTGCAACAATTAGTGCAGGAAGCCTGGCAAAATGCGGCATTCGAAGGAATCAGTATGGATTGCGTCGGGCTGGCCTCGGTACAGGCGACGGAAAGTGGAATTGTCGACCATCAGGGGCAAAAAATCCCAGCACTACGCGGTAATCGGCTGGCCGATGGTATGCCACTGACTGTCTTTCCCGGCGAGGTTCCGGCGCGTTTACCCGGCCCACTGTTCTGGCAGCAGCAAGGGTTTCATTTTGACGAATTTCGCCCGCAAGCTGTGCATGTTGACAGTCCCTTGCCCCATATTCGCCTTGACGCCGTAATGGAATTCTTATTGGGAGATAAATTGCGATGAGCGAGCCTTTAAAACCACGGATCGATTTTGAACAGCCTTTGCAACCCTTGGATGAGCCAGTATTAAAAGCTGCGCAGGCTTTTGACGAGCAGGCCGCTGAGAATTTCTATCCTGCCGCCCCAGAACTGGACGCCGAAAATGAAGAAGGGCGGGTGGAAGGATTGGTTAATGCTGCATTGAAACCCAAACGCAGTCTGTGGCGCAAAATGGTGACTGCGGGGGTGGCATTATTTGGTGTCAGCGTGATTGCTCAGTCAGTGCAATGGGTCAATCAGGCCTGGCAACAGCAGGATTGGATTGCTTTGGGGGCCACCACCGCGGGGGGATTGATTGTGCTGGCGGGGGTCGGTTCGGTCGTGACAGAGTGGCGGCGCTTGTATCGCCTACGTCAACGGGCCGAAGAGCGAGATATTGCACGAGAGCTTCTGGTGAGTCACGGTATCGGGCAAGGGCGTGCATTTTGTGAAAAACTGGCGCGCCAGGCTGGGTTGGATCAAGGTCATCCAGCACTCCAGCGCTGGCAAGCTTCCCTGCATGAAACCCATAATGACCGTGAAGTCGTTGAACTGTATGCTAAATTGGTACAGCCTTCACTGGATAATCTGGCGCGGGCCGAAATTAGCCGCTATGCCGCTGAGTCAGCATTGATGATTGCTGTCAGCCCACTGGCGCTGGTGGATATGGCATTTATCGCCTGGCGGAATATTCGTCTGATCAATCGTATTGCTGCTTTATATGGCATTGAGTTGGGATATTTCAGCCGCCTCCGTTTGTTCCGTTTGGTGTTGCTTAATATTGCCTTTGCTGGCGCGTCTGAATTGGTGCGAGAAGTGGGTATGGATTGGCTGTCGCAGGATTTAGCTGCGCGTTTGTCAGCCCGAGCTGCTCAAGGTATTGGGGCGGGATTGTTGACTGCCCGATTGGGTATCAAAGCAATGGAATTGTGCAGGCCATTGCCGTGGTTAGGTGATGACAAACCTAAATTGGGCGATTTTCGTCGGCAGTTGATTAGCCAGTTGAAGAATACCTTGCCAAAGAAAGATAAATTGCCTCAGTCATGAGGACGATTTCAGCCGAGAATCAAAGGCAAAAGAGAGTGGTTTGACACTGTTTAAGCTGGTTTGAAAATCTTTATGTCGAGGATTAAGCAGTAGATTATTTTCTGATGGCACCAGAGTGGATGGAACCAGTAATCCAAGTGATGATTCTGACTCCAGCCATTCGGTGCCGATATCCATTGTGGTCGCAGGTGCCGGGTCATTGCGCCAGTCTGCTGGCCAATCCTGCGGCTGAAGCAGCAAGATATGACTGTCTTCAATTTCAATCTGAAATAACTCAAACTCACTCAGTGTTGAGCTGTCCTGAATATGCACCAATGTCTCTAACATCGCCAACGACACACTGCTGGCTAAGTAGATGGCGGCGTGCCCCTTATGATTCCAGCGGCCACCATAGATTTCAGCGCCATAACCGGTCCAGGTTGATGCAAGATAACGGCGCATCACGATGCGGTAGAGCATCATAAGTGCCGCCCAAACGGGTTTATTCTCATAACCTGCTGATCCCTCTAATATATTCTTCCATACACCCGAATCCCGTGGTTCACTGTTATGAAAACACACCGTGCTCCAAACGCCCAATTAAATCGCAGACTTCCAATGCACCGGTTTCAGTCTCCAGCAGGGAGTCTGGGCTCCGGTGACCAAGGCCCTT comes from Yersinia canariae and encodes:
- a CDS encoding YcjF family protein, which translates into the protein MSEPLKPRIDFEQPLQPLDEPVLKAAQAFDEQAAENFYPAAPELDAENEEGRVEGLVNAALKPKRSLWRKMVTAGVALFGVSVIAQSVQWVNQAWQQQDWIALGATTAGGLIVLAGVGSVVTEWRRLYRLRQRAEERDIARELLVSHGIGQGRAFCEKLARQAGLDQGHPALQRWQASLHETHNDREVVELYAKLVQPSLDNLARAEISRYAAESALMIAVSPLALVDMAFIAWRNIRLINRIAALYGIELGYFSRLRLFRLVLLNIAFAGASELVREVGMDWLSQDLAARLSARAAQGIGAGLLTARLGIKAMELCRPLPWLGDDKPKLGDFRRQLISQLKNTLPKKDKLPQS
- a CDS encoding RES family NAD+ phosphorylase, producing the protein MMLYRIVMRRYLASTWTGYGAEIYGGRWNHKGHAAIYLASSVSLAMLETLVHIQDSSTLSEFELFQIEIEDSHILLLQPQDWPADWRNDPAPATTMDIGTEWLESESSLGLLVPSTLVPSENNLLLNPRHKDFQTSLNSVKPLSFAFDSRLKSSS